The Dokdonella koreensis DS-123 genome has a segment encoding these proteins:
- a CDS encoding AEC family transporter, translating to MAIVSVFAFILVLLAIGSLLRVWRLVPDSAPETLNIVAIYVCMPAAILLNVPRLSFERELVGLIAIPWLALVAGVALVLVLARVLRWDRPSTACLLMEVPMGNTAFIGYALIPALAGPPALRYAVVYDQFGTFLILASFGLFVLALYGGGARPSLAAIVRRVLGFPPFLALLFGLTLMPADPPAAVAGPLQLLSGALLPIVVLALGMQLRLKLPRRYLVPLGIGIAAKLVLLPALALALCAAFGLGGDLRAVAVFQTAMPTMMTTGALLSMAGLAPELAAAMVGYTTVLSMLTLPLWHLVL from the coding sequence ATGGCGATCGTCTCGGTCTTCGCATTCATCCTGGTGCTGCTGGCGATCGGCAGCCTGCTGCGGGTATGGCGCCTGGTGCCCGATTCGGCGCCGGAAACGCTCAACATCGTGGCGATCTACGTCTGCATGCCCGCCGCGATCCTGCTCAACGTGCCGCGCCTGTCGTTCGAGCGCGAGCTGGTCGGCCTGATCGCGATCCCGTGGCTGGCGCTCGTCGCCGGTGTCGCGCTGGTGCTGGTGCTGGCGCGGGTGCTGCGCTGGGACCGGCCGAGCACGGCCTGCCTCCTGATGGAGGTGCCGATGGGCAATACCGCGTTCATCGGCTACGCCCTGATCCCGGCGCTGGCCGGGCCGCCGGCGCTGCGCTATGCGGTGGTCTACGACCAGTTCGGCACGTTCCTGATCCTCGCCAGCTTCGGCCTGTTCGTGCTCGCGCTGTATGGCGGTGGCGCCCGGCCGAGCCTGGCGGCGATCGTCCGCCGCGTGCTCGGCTTTCCGCCGTTCCTGGCGCTGCTGTTCGGCCTGACGCTGATGCCGGCCGACCCGCCGGCCGCCGTGGCCGGCCCGCTGCAGCTGCTGTCCGGCGCGCTGCTGCCGATCGTCGTGCTGGCGCTGGGCATGCAGCTCAGGCTCAAGCTGCCCCGGCGCTACCTGGTGCCGCTGGGCATCGGCATCGCCGCCAAGCTGGTGCTGCTGCCGGCGCTCGCGCTGGCGCTGTGCGCGGCCTTCGGGCTCGGCGGGGACCTGCGCGCGGTGGCCGTGTTCCAGACCGCGATGCCGACGATGATGACGACCGGGGCGCTGCTGTCGATGGCCGGCCTGGCGCCGGAACTGGCGGCCGCGATGGTCGGCTACACCACCGTGCTGTCGATGCTGACGCTGCCGCTCTGGCATCTCGTGCTGTAG
- a CDS encoding ABC transporter ATP-binding protein translates to MDPAAPPLADRRPPPLIELERARVMRGSEVVLHDVSLRIDQGQHVAILGPNGCGKSTFVKLINRELYALARGGPPPVTVLGQSRWDVFSLRAQLGLVAPDLHRDFSTVTDLSAEDAVVCGFFASLRTPLHAPVTEALRARARAALEESAAGHLAARPVASLSTGELRRVLIARALAHHPQALLLDEPTTGLDIVARRQFVETLRTLARHGITLVLVTHHLDEIVPEIGRVVLLREGRVFADGPPEEVLTSAKLSALYGQPLRVDRDGAYFRLGWA, encoded by the coding sequence ATGGACCCTGCCGCACCGCCACTGGCCGACCGCCGGCCGCCGCCGCTGATCGAGCTCGAACGCGCGCGCGTCATGCGCGGCAGCGAGGTCGTCCTCCACGACGTCAGCCTGCGCATCGACCAGGGGCAGCACGTCGCCATCCTCGGGCCCAACGGCTGCGGCAAGTCCACCTTCGTCAAGCTGATCAACCGCGAGCTGTATGCGCTCGCGCGCGGCGGTCCGCCCCCGGTCACGGTTCTCGGTCAGTCGCGCTGGGACGTGTTCTCGCTGCGCGCCCAGCTCGGGCTGGTCGCGCCGGACCTGCACCGCGACTTCTCGACGGTCACCGATCTCTCGGCCGAGGACGCGGTGGTCTGCGGCTTCTTCGCCAGCCTGCGCACGCCCCTGCACGCTCCGGTCACCGAGGCGTTGCGCGCGCGGGCGCGGGCGGCCCTGGAGGAAAGCGCCGCCGGGCACCTCGCGGCCCGTCCGGTCGCCTCGCTGTCGACCGGCGAGCTGCGCCGCGTGCTGATCGCCCGCGCGCTGGCGCACCACCCGCAGGCCTTGCTGCTGGACGAACCGACGACGGGCCTGGACATCGTCGCGCGCCGCCAGTTCGTGGAGACGCTGCGCACGCTGGCACGGCACGGCATCACGCTGGTCCTGGTCACCCATCACCTGGACGAGATCGTCCCGGAGATCGGTCGCGTGGTCCTGCTGCGCGAAGGCCGTGTGTTCGCGGACGGCCCGCCGGAGGAGGTGCTGACCTCGGCGAAACTCTCGGCGCTGTACGGACAGCCGCTGCGCGTCGATCGCGACGGTGCCTACTTCCGGCTCGGCTGGGCCTGA
- a CDS encoding TonB-dependent receptor produces the protein MKNEKNEQPIRRRPPALRRSLLALTLGMALGHAALAQETAGSIFGRIPDGQTGTVVIENRETGLKREIAVTGDGRFRVPGLPNGTYRVHLQRDGQVVAEAAVVVTAGAGSEVQLLAGQPTELEAYVVTASRGNAIDVSTVESPVVITTEDLKNMPIAPNLTAISLLAPGVIAGDSAYSDPPRFSALPSFGGSAVSENAYYINGYPVTNPLTNLGYSELPFNAIDQIQLSTGGYGVEYGRATGGVVNVITKRGSNAWEAGGQVIWRPEGLMAAPRNIYYGDNGRALGQPGDAGRIYQYRNENLFSSKTASAYLGGPIIKDTLFFYAAGEFVRQDGGGSDAAASSATAIENARTNGWRDYTYRTPRWLGKLDWNITGNHRLELTGFSDRAKQSVDLTGMDYTDFSHNDVKAGGYYRDDKTTTWIANYTGYLTDSLTLSGMFGRSKTDHVNEPYQYNPDCPSVTVAPGAGIEGFTYPTCQFATDTLTPAGANDKTRNGRLDLEYRVGDHTFKAGYDYNRSESLMGEEFYPGGSWWEYLRSDDPNTPVAPTFGIGSPASGGGHGLQGYYVIHHVNFGRSTLKVEQKAQYIKDLWQVTDNVLLELGLRNEQFANYNSAGDTFAKKNRQLAPRFGATWDVRGDSTLKVFANAGRYHLALPSQVAYRGADGIVNTQEAYVYTGVDPVTGAPTGLTPLGPRWSENNEFGQPKDPRTVAAANLRSHYQDAATFGFEQAISGFNVGAKASYRTLRSAIDDTCDARPFRRAALANGLDPEAVADWQFQCALFNPGYANTFYQDVDGNGVLERYDLSAADLRYDKAKRKYYAIDLFFERPFDGTWYARVDYTFSRNWGNTEGQLQSDYGQDDVSQTITWDYPELMEHANGLLPNHRKHQLKARGYYQFTPEWMLSGSFVYASGRPRNCIGYYPDPDNEGAGYGSYYYYCNGVPAPRASYGSLPAIYRFDLGVRYAPGWAKGMTFSADVFNLFNRQSAQNVVENRFLNTSSSTVSANWDRVRSYSPPRYIQFSARYDW, from the coding sequence ATGAAGAACGAAAAGAACGAACAACCGATCCGCCGCCGTCCACCGGCCCTGCGCCGTTCCCTGCTGGCGCTCACCCTCGGCATGGCGCTCGGGCACGCCGCCCTCGCCCAGGAGACGGCCGGCTCGATCTTCGGCCGCATCCCCGATGGCCAGACCGGAACCGTGGTCATCGAGAACCGGGAAACCGGCCTCAAGCGCGAGATCGCGGTGACCGGCGACGGCCGCTTCCGCGTTCCCGGCCTGCCCAACGGCACCTACCGGGTGCACCTGCAGCGCGACGGCCAGGTGGTGGCCGAAGCGGCCGTGGTGGTCACCGCCGGCGCCGGCAGCGAAGTGCAGCTGCTCGCCGGCCAGCCGACCGAGCTGGAGGCCTATGTCGTCACCGCCAGCCGCGGCAATGCGATCGACGTGTCGACGGTCGAATCGCCGGTGGTGATCACCACCGAAGACCTCAAGAACATGCCGATCGCGCCGAACCTGACGGCGATCTCGCTGCTGGCGCCCGGCGTCATCGCCGGCGACTCCGCCTACAGCGACCCGCCGCGCTTCAGCGCGCTGCCGAGCTTCGGCGGCTCGGCGGTGTCCGAGAACGCGTACTACATCAACGGCTATCCGGTCACCAATCCGCTGACCAACCTCGGCTACTCCGAGCTGCCGTTCAACGCGATCGACCAGATCCAGCTGTCCACCGGCGGCTACGGCGTCGAGTACGGCCGCGCGACCGGCGGCGTCGTCAACGTCATCACCAAGCGCGGCAGCAACGCGTGGGAAGCCGGCGGCCAGGTGATCTGGCGCCCCGAAGGCCTGATGGCGGCGCCGCGCAACATCTACTACGGCGACAACGGCCGCGCGCTGGGCCAGCCCGGCGACGCCGGCCGCATCTACCAGTACCGCAACGAGAACCTGTTCAGCAGCAAGACCGCGTCGGCCTACCTGGGCGGTCCGATCATCAAGGACACGCTGTTCTTCTATGCCGCCGGCGAGTTCGTGCGGCAGGACGGCGGCGGCAGCGACGCGGCGGCCTCCTCGGCCACGGCGATCGAGAACGCCCGCACCAACGGCTGGCGCGACTACACCTACCGGACCCCACGCTGGCTCGGCAAGCTCGACTGGAACATCACCGGCAACCATCGCCTGGAACTGACCGGCTTTTCCGACCGCGCCAAGCAGAGCGTGGACCTCACCGGCATGGACTACACCGACTTCAGCCACAACGACGTCAAGGCCGGCGGCTACTACCGCGACGACAAGACGACGACGTGGATCGCCAACTACACCGGCTACCTGACCGACAGCCTGACGCTGTCGGGCATGTTCGGGCGCTCCAAGACCGACCACGTCAACGAGCCGTACCAGTACAACCCCGACTGCCCGAGCGTGACGGTGGCACCCGGTGCCGGTATCGAGGGCTTCACCTATCCGACCTGCCAGTTCGCGACCGACACGCTGACGCCGGCAGGCGCCAACGACAAGACCCGCAACGGGCGCCTGGACCTGGAATACCGCGTGGGGGATCACACGTTCAAGGCCGGCTACGACTACAACCGGTCCGAGTCGCTGATGGGCGAGGAGTTCTATCCGGGCGGTTCCTGGTGGGAATACCTGCGCAGCGACGACCCGAACACCCCGGTCGCACCGACCTTCGGCATCGGTTCGCCGGCCTCGGGCGGCGGCCACGGCCTGCAGGGCTACTACGTGATCCATCACGTCAACTTCGGCCGGTCCACCCTCAAGGTCGAGCAGAAGGCGCAGTACATCAAGGACCTGTGGCAGGTCACCGACAACGTGCTGCTGGAACTGGGCCTGCGCAACGAGCAGTTCGCCAACTACAACAGCGCCGGCGATACCTTCGCCAAGAAGAACCGCCAGCTCGCGCCACGGTTCGGCGCGACCTGGGACGTGCGCGGCGATTCCACGCTGAAGGTGTTCGCCAACGCCGGCCGCTATCACCTCGCGCTGCCGAGCCAGGTCGCCTATCGCGGGGCCGACGGCATCGTCAACACGCAGGAGGCCTACGTCTACACCGGCGTCGACCCGGTGACCGGGGCGCCGACCGGCCTGACGCCGCTCGGCCCGCGCTGGTCCGAGAACAACGAGTTCGGCCAGCCCAAGGACCCGCGCACCGTCGCGGCCGCCAACCTGCGCTCGCACTACCAGGATGCGGCGACGTTCGGCTTCGAGCAGGCGATCAGCGGCTTCAACGTCGGCGCCAAGGCGTCCTACCGCACGCTGCGCAGCGCGATCGACGACACCTGCGACGCGCGGCCGTTCCGGCGCGCAGCGCTGGCCAACGGACTGGACCCCGAGGCGGTCGCCGACTGGCAGTTCCAGTGCGCGCTGTTCAACCCGGGCTACGCCAACACGTTCTACCAGGACGTGGACGGCAACGGCGTGCTGGAACGCTACGACCTGTCGGCCGCCGACCTGCGCTACGACAAGGCCAAGCGCAAGTACTACGCGATCGACCTGTTCTTCGAGCGCCCGTTCGACGGCACCTGGTATGCGCGCGTGGACTACACCTTCTCGCGCAACTGGGGCAACACCGAGGGCCAGCTGCAGTCGGACTACGGCCAGGACGACGTCTCCCAGACGATCACCTGGGACTACCCGGAGCTGATGGAGCACGCCAACGGCCTGCTGCCCAACCACCGCAAGCACCAGCTCAAGGCGCGCGGCTACTACCAGTTCACGCCCGAATGGATGCTCAGCGGATCGTTCGTCTATGCGTCGGGCCGGCCGCGCAACTGCATCGGCTACTACCCCGATCCGGACAACGAAGGCGCCGGCTACGGTTCGTACTACTACTACTGCAACGGCGTGCCGGCGCCGCGTGCCAGCTATGGCTCGCTGCCGGCGATCTACCGGTTCGACCTGGGCGTGCGCTACGCGCCGGGCTGGGCCAAGGGCATGACCTTCAGCGCCGACGTCTTCAACCTGTTCAACCGCCAGTCGGCACAGAACGTGGTCGAGAACCGTTTCCTCAACACCTCCTCCTCGACGGTCAGCGCCAACTGGGACCGGGTCCGCAGCTACAGTCCGCCGCGCTACATCCAGTTCAGCGCGCGCTACGACTGGTAA
- a CDS encoding winged helix-turn-helix domain-containing protein, which translates to MTVNVLSIPSLQERYGPQQPMAGVLRVGDHRVDLGALRLLGTEEPPVRLTLKSVQVLVELARNQGTTVSRDHLLDTVWRGTLPTPEVVTQAIKELRRAFGDSRGTAEYIDTIPKLGYRLIAEACFEDDPPRDAEPGPAAPEPSHDVPPSDRRPARSRHRAAGRWAALGGVLVLGLGAWVLSTHALAPRRPAPAWIVGPPWLVTTDPALEIGPAISPDGSQVLYHRVDAEARAGRVRLQSLTGSRALTIPTPAGSSDQHAIWSPVPGEIAVTRKSEDDCRILAMPALGGPSRLLGRCNRAEVVRFDWSPDRHWLVGMGSGFLARDEAGTRLMRQPVGGGAVESFPYPHRPGDIDLTPRFSPDGRRLAFRRGYLPYSDLYVMDVDQPDSLRRLTRLGSRMVGFDWTRDGSALVFSSDHAGDAALYAVDVRSGQITALGISPAVEPTLAREADVGAYRVPEQRFQLALLDAAGTASLPAPSTTSDREGALSPDGRRIAFVSRRTGRDEIWIHDLEHGDAYALTALPQGVPRLPEWRADGAAVLFVLRGDGPGQAWEAELDTRRLTVRSPDGLDVHYLSPAPDGQLYAIALADGEHGLYALTPGPGADLLEPGVAFARAGDAQTGLLFNYLARGGLFRWRGKDQPAERLGDGPYFRYEMPWALAGATAFEVVPEFPTRRVEAIDIASGQRRRVGQVDQGLGITAVSSDATGEKLLVWLLDRDGGDIAGFELRPAGAVRP; encoded by the coding sequence ATGACCGTGAACGTCTTGTCGATTCCCTCGCTTCAGGAACGGTACGGTCCGCAGCAGCCGATGGCCGGCGTCCTGCGCGTGGGCGACCATCGCGTCGACCTGGGCGCGCTGCGCCTGCTCGGCACGGAGGAGCCGCCGGTCCGGCTGACCCTCAAGTCGGTCCAGGTGCTGGTGGAGCTGGCGAGGAACCAGGGCACCACCGTCAGCCGCGACCACCTGCTCGACACGGTATGGCGCGGCACGCTGCCGACGCCCGAGGTGGTCACGCAGGCGATCAAGGAGCTGCGCCGCGCGTTCGGCGACAGCCGCGGCACCGCCGAGTACATCGATACGATTCCCAAGCTCGGCTACCGCCTGATCGCCGAGGCCTGCTTCGAGGACGACCCGCCGCGGGACGCCGAGCCTGGTCCGGCGGCGCCCGAGCCTTCCCACGACGTGCCGCCGTCGGACCGCCGGCCGGCCCGGTCGCGCCACCGGGCGGCCGGGCGCTGGGCGGCACTGGGCGGCGTGCTGGTTCTCGGCCTCGGCGCCTGGGTGCTCAGCACGCACGCGCTCGCGCCGCGCCGCCCGGCGCCGGCCTGGATCGTCGGGCCGCCCTGGCTGGTGACGACCGATCCGGCGCTGGAGATCGGGCCGGCGATCTCGCCTGACGGCAGCCAGGTGCTCTACCACCGGGTCGACGCCGAGGCCCGGGCCGGGCGCGTGCGCCTGCAGAGCCTGACCGGATCGCGCGCGTTGACGATTCCCACGCCGGCCGGCAGCAGCGACCAGCACGCGATCTGGTCGCCGGTGCCGGGCGAGATCGCCGTCACGCGCAAGAGCGAGGACGACTGCAGGATCCTGGCGATGCCGGCGCTCGGCGGGCCGTCGCGGCTGCTCGGGCGCTGCAATCGCGCGGAGGTCGTGCGGTTCGACTGGTCGCCCGACCGGCACTGGCTGGTCGGCATGGGGTCGGGATTCCTGGCGCGCGACGAAGCCGGCACGCGCCTGATGCGCCAGCCGGTGGGCGGCGGGGCGGTCGAGTCGTTCCCCTATCCGCACCGGCCGGGCGACATCGACCTCACGCCGCGGTTCTCGCCCGACGGGCGCCGCCTGGCGTTCCGCCGCGGCTACCTGCCGTACAGCGACCTGTACGTCATGGACGTGGACCAACCGGACAGCCTGCGGCGCCTGACCCGGCTCGGATCGCGCATGGTCGGGTTCGACTGGACGCGCGACGGCAGCGCGCTGGTGTTCTCATCCGATCATGCCGGCGACGCGGCGCTCTACGCCGTCGACGTGCGGTCCGGGCAGATCACGGCACTGGGCATCTCGCCGGCAGTCGAGCCGACCCTGGCGCGCGAAGCGGATGTCGGCGCCTACCGGGTGCCGGAGCAGCGCTTCCAGCTGGCCCTGCTCGACGCGGCGGGCACGGCCTCGCTGCCGGCACCGTCGACCACCAGCGACCGCGAAGGGGCGCTGTCGCCGGACGGCCGCCGGATCGCCTTCGTCTCGCGGCGTACCGGTCGCGACGAAATCTGGATCCACGATCTCGAGCACGGCGATGCCTACGCGTTGACGGCGCTGCCGCAAGGCGTGCCGCGCCTGCCGGAATGGCGCGCCGACGGCGCCGCGGTGCTGTTCGTGCTGCGCGGCGACGGACCGGGGCAGGCCTGGGAAGCGGAACTGGATACACGCCGCCTGACCGTGCGCTCGCCCGACGGGCTCGACGTCCACTACCTGAGCCCGGCACCCGACGGCCAGCTCTATGCGATCGCACTGGCCGACGGCGAACACGGCCTCTATGCGCTGACGCCGGGACCCGGTGCCGACCTGCTCGAGCCGGGCGTGGCGTTCGCCCGCGCCGGCGATGCGCAGACGGGCCTGCTCTTCAACTACCTCGCCCGTGGCGGCCTGTTCCGCTGGCGCGGCAAGGACCAGCCCGCCGAGCGGCTCGGCGACGGCCCGTACTTCCGCTACGAGATGCCGTGGGCGCTGGCCGGCGCGACCGCCTTCGAGGTCGTTCCGGAATTCCCGACGCGGCGCGTCGAGGCGATCGACATCGCCAGCGGCCAGCGGCGGCGGGTCGGGCAGGTGGACCAGGGCCTGGGCATCACCGCGGTCAGCAGCGACGCGACCGGGGAGAAGCTGCTGGTGTGGCTGCTCGATCGCGACGGCGGCGACATCGCCGGTTTCGAGCTGCGGCCGGCCGGTGCCGTCCGCCCGTGA
- a CDS encoding PGPGW domain-containing protein encodes MSESSASVVYGKPSMFESFRAQFRQFVADRSGTRFQQRYRRRTERPGGLLRKSLVFALATLLVLVGIMLLVLPGPGLLVIVIGAGLFAEESLLIARLLDRIDLLLTRRVRRWRTRRAAPPA; translated from the coding sequence ATGAGCGAATCCTCGGCGTCCGTCGTCTACGGCAAACCCTCCATGTTCGAGTCCTTCCGCGCGCAGTTCCGCCAGTTCGTCGCCGACCGCAGCGGGACGCGCTTCCAGCAGCGCTACCGGCGCCGGACCGAACGGCCGGGCGGCCTGCTGCGCAAGTCGCTGGTGTTCGCGCTGGCGACGCTGCTGGTGCTGGTGGGCATCATGTTGCTGGTGTTGCCGGGTCCCGGGCTGCTGGTCATCGTCATCGGCGCCGGCCTGTTCGCCGAGGAATCGCTGCTGATCGCGCGCCTGCTCGACCGCATCGACCTGCTCCTCACGCGCCGCGTGCGGCGCTGGCGCACCCGCCGTGCGGCGCCGCCGGCGTGA
- a CDS encoding DUF4199 domain-containing protein, protein MLASIVRHGAAAGLFIAAVMFLPFLLFGRPSPEYLRLGEIVGYSAMVLALSAVWFAMRSRRALNGSLGFSEGLGIGAGVSLVAALLFGLATWAFYAYSGDALPEEIYAFYQDQIHQSGADAASIAARLAELERMRPMFFDKTLQAGIMAATVFVIGLVLSVISAAALRRVPRTGPEPA, encoded by the coding sequence ATGCTTGCCTCGATCGTCCGTCACGGCGCCGCCGCCGGCCTGTTCATCGCCGCGGTGATGTTCCTTCCCTTCCTGCTGTTCGGGCGGCCGAGCCCGGAGTACCTGCGGCTCGGCGAGATCGTCGGCTACTCGGCGATGGTGCTGGCGCTGAGCGCCGTCTGGTTCGCGATGCGCAGCCGGCGCGCGCTGAACGGCTCGCTCGGCTTCTCCGAGGGGCTGGGCATCGGCGCCGGCGTCTCGCTGGTGGCGGCGCTGCTGTTCGGTCTCGCCACGTGGGCGTTCTACGCCTACAGCGGCGATGCGCTGCCGGAGGAGATCTATGCGTTCTACCAGGACCAGATCCACCAGAGCGGGGCCGATGCCGCGTCGATCGCCGCGCGGCTCGCCGAACTGGAGCGCATGCGGCCGATGTTCTTCGACAAGACGCTGCAGGCGGGGATCATGGCGGCGACGGTCTTCGTAATTGGCCTGGTCCTGAGCGTGATCTCGGCGGCAGCCCTGCGCCGCGTGCCGCGCACCGGTCCCGAGCCGGCCTAG
- a CDS encoding helix-turn-helix domain-containing protein has translation MFASHHAPSGASRPPGAAAAFECRYQAGSADWIGGPGLALVAGFEGITRIRTAEGQWSLAAGQVHVVEGPLVVFADRGDRPAWGVVAGTAAEWGTALGELGIPAARRFVPPGEYRLEPVQLDRLRALCLLAGRVSTHRALGILDDFGRWHRAVLEQIDRCPGRSLGQRRRVHARLQRARNLLRARCTQGYPTRHAASVVGYTVGHFQRIFHRVFGETVQGFVLRQRLEVARHLLETSQLSVGDVGLAAGFESRWAFARQFRHRFGATAGAFRRNALACADATAQRPPPGSAPAAPRTAARVPNVSRYPDDARLPAA, from the coding sequence ATGTTCGCATCGCATCACGCGCCATCCGGCGCGTCCCGGCCGCCCGGCGCGGCGGCCGCCTTCGAGTGCCGCTACCAGGCGGGTAGCGCCGACTGGATCGGCGGTCCGGGGCTGGCCCTGGTCGCCGGTTTCGAAGGCATCACGCGCATCCGCACCGCCGAGGGGCAGTGGTCGCTGGCCGCCGGCCAGGTGCACGTCGTCGAAGGGCCGCTGGTGGTGTTCGCCGATCGCGGCGACCGGCCGGCCTGGGGCGTGGTCGCCGGTACCGCCGCCGAGTGGGGCACGGCGCTCGGCGAGCTCGGCATCCCGGCTGCCCGCCGCTTCGTGCCGCCCGGCGAATACCGGCTCGAGCCGGTCCAGCTCGACCGCCTGCGGGCGCTCTGCCTGCTGGCCGGCCGCGTGTCCACGCACCGCGCGCTGGGCATCCTCGACGACTTCGGCCGCTGGCACCGGGCCGTGCTCGAGCAGATCGACCGCTGCCCGGGCCGCAGCCTCGGCCAGCGCCGGCGCGTGCATGCGCGCCTGCAGCGCGCACGCAACCTGCTGCGCGCGCGCTGCACGCAGGGCTATCCGACACGCCACGCGGCTTCGGTCGTCGGCTACACCGTCGGTCACTTCCAGCGCATCTTCCATCGCGTCTTCGGCGAGACCGTCCAGGGCTTCGTGCTGCGGCAGCGCCTGGAGGTCGCCCGGCACCTGCTGGAGACCAGCCAGCTGAGCGTCGGCGATGTGGGCCTCGCGGCCGGCTTCGAGTCGCGCTGGGCGTTCGCGCGCCAGTTCCGCCACCGCTTCGGCGCAACCGCCGGCGCGTTCCGCCGGAACGCGCTGGCCTGCGCCGACGCTACCGCACAGCGTCCGCCCCCCGGTTCCGCGCCGGCCGCACCACGTACCGCCGCGCGCGTCCCTAACGTTTCCCGCTACCCGGACGATGCGCGGCTCCCCGCCGCGTGA
- a CDS encoding SulP family inorganic anion transporter gives MSATSPPTGAWNPFVPKLVTLLRQGYGPDDLRHDLLAGLTVAIVALPLSMALAIASGASPASGLTTAIVAGLLISALGGSRVQIGGPTAAFIPVIFNIIDQHGYDGLVLATLMAGAILIVAGVMRLGTLVKYMPQPVITGFTAGIAVSIFTSQIKDALGLDIERLPADFFERWQVYFQHLGSINPAAAVLAFGTLVLLVALRRYRPRWPAFLIAVVAASVVVLASGLPVDTIASRFGGIPTELPVPHWPQFDLAMVRALLPSAFTIAFLAGVESLLSAVVADGMTGGRHRSNGELVAQGIANTASALVGGLPATGAIVRTATNVRAGARTPVAGVAHALFILAFVLLAAPLADYVPLPAMAGLLLMVAWNMSETERIRQLMRAPVGDRVVLLTTFALTVMFDLTLAVEVGVVLAAFLFMHRMSDVVALESDVGLIDEDREDAEEPTAESDQRAGLPDGVEVYRVSGPLFFAVANRIDDVLRAIGTPRVFILRLRRVPLIDASAVTALENLIERCRRDGICLVFSGLQPQPRDVLRRMGIVPDGADLHFVDDFPAALALARKVVEAPAAAAR, from the coding sequence ATGTCCGCCACATCGCCCCCGACCGGGGCCTGGAATCCGTTCGTCCCGAAACTGGTGACCCTGCTGCGCCAGGGCTACGGTCCGGACGACCTGCGCCACGACCTGCTGGCGGGCCTCACCGTGGCGATCGTGGCGCTGCCGCTTTCGATGGCGCTGGCGATCGCATCGGGTGCCTCGCCCGCCAGCGGCCTGACCACGGCGATCGTCGCCGGGCTGCTGATCTCGGCGCTCGGCGGCTCGCGCGTGCAGATCGGCGGCCCGACCGCGGCCTTCATCCCGGTCATCTTCAACATCATCGACCAGCACGGCTACGACGGCCTGGTGCTGGCGACCCTGATGGCCGGCGCGATCCTGATCGTCGCCGGCGTGATGCGGCTGGGCACGCTGGTCAAGTACATGCCGCAGCCGGTGATCACCGGCTTCACCGCCGGCATCGCCGTCAGCATCTTCACCAGCCAGATCAAGGATGCGCTGGGGCTGGACATCGAACGCCTGCCGGCCGACTTCTTCGAGCGCTGGCAGGTGTACTTCCAGCACCTGGGCAGCATCAATCCCGCGGCGGCCGTGCTCGCGTTCGGCACGCTCGTGCTGCTGGTGGCGCTGCGCCGCTACCGGCCGCGCTGGCCGGCGTTCCTGATCGCGGTGGTCGCCGCCTCGGTGGTGGTGCTGGCCAGCGGGCTGCCGGTCGACACGATCGCCTCGCGCTTCGGCGGCATCCCGACCGAGCTGCCGGTGCCGCACTGGCCGCAGTTCGACCTGGCGATGGTGCGCGCCCTGCTGCCGAGCGCGTTCACGATCGCCTTCCTCGCCGGTGTCGAATCCCTGCTCTCGGCCGTGGTCGCCGACGGCATGACCGGCGGACGCCACCGCTCCAACGGCGAGCTGGTCGCGCAGGGCATCGCCAATACGGCCTCCGCCCTGGTCGGCGGCCTGCCGGCGACCGGCGCGATCGTGCGCACGGCGACCAACGTCCGCGCCGGCGCGCGCACACCGGTGGCGGGTGTCGCCCATGCGCTGTTCATCCTGGCCTTCGTGCTGCTGGCCGCGCCGCTGGCTGACTACGTGCCGCTGCCGGCGATGGCCGGCCTGCTGCTGATGGTGGCGTGGAACATGAGCGAGACCGAACGCATCCGCCAGCTGATGCGCGCCCCGGTCGGCGATCGCGTGGTCCTGCTCACGACCTTCGCGCTGACCGTGATGTTCGACCTGACGCTGGCGGTCGAGGTCGGCGTGGTGCTGGCCGCGTTCCTGTTCATGCACCGCATGAGCGACGTCGTCGCGCTGGAATCGGACGTGGGCCTGATCGACGAGGACCGCGAGGACGCCGAGGAACCCACCGCCGAATCGGACCAGCGGGCCGGGCTGCCGGACGGCGTGGAGGTCTACCGGGTCTCCGGCCCGCTGTTCTTCGCGGTCGCCAACCGGATCGACGACGTGCTGCGCGCGATCGGCACGCCGCGCGTGTTCATCCTGCGCCTGCGCCGCGTGCCGCTGATCGATGCGTCCGCCGTGACCGCGCTGGAGAACCTGATCGAGCGCTGCCGCCGCGACGGGATCTGCCTGGTCTTCTCGGGCCTGCAGCCGCAGCCGCGCGACGTCCTCCGGCGCATGGGCATCGTCCCCGACGGCGCTGACCTGCACTTCGTCGACGATTTCCCCGCCGCGCTCGCGCTGGCGCGCAAGGTCGTCGAGGCACCTGCCGCCGCGGCCCGGTGA